Proteins encoded in a region of the Psychromicrobium lacuslunae genome:
- a CDS encoding 4-hydroxy-3-methylbut-2-enyl diphosphate reductase, giving the protein MTSTAVSVPMPAIPRKRRSPEEIAAAAPVAGEKRVLLAAPRGYCAGVDRAVIAVEKALEHYGPPVYVRKQIVHNVHVVSSLEAKGAIFVEENDEVPEGALVIFSAHGVSPAVVQSAADRGLRTIDATCPLVTKVHREAVRFARDDFDILLIGHEGHEEVEGTSGEAPEHIQIINGPHEVDQVTVRDPEKVIWLSQTTLSVDETMETVRLLKERFPTLQDPPSDDICYATTNRQVAIKKIAPQADLVIVVGSANSSNSVRLVEVALEYGAKASYRVDFANQVDESWFEGVATVGVTSGASVPEVLVKDVLALLADYGYGAVEEVVTAEEDLLFSLPKELRSTLKQAGDSSRVLGGRGARPTN; this is encoded by the coding sequence ATGACCAGCACTGCAGTATCAGTACCGATGCCAGCTATTCCGCGCAAGCGGCGTAGTCCTGAGGAAATCGCTGCCGCCGCACCTGTTGCGGGCGAAAAACGGGTTTTGCTGGCCGCGCCGCGGGGTTATTGCGCGGGGGTTGATCGGGCTGTGATTGCGGTCGAAAAGGCGCTGGAACACTACGGACCTCCGGTTTATGTGCGGAAGCAGATTGTGCATAACGTGCACGTGGTTTCTTCCCTCGAGGCCAAGGGAGCCATCTTCGTCGAGGAGAACGACGAAGTCCCCGAGGGAGCGCTAGTTATTTTCTCAGCGCACGGGGTCTCTCCAGCCGTCGTGCAGTCAGCTGCGGATCGCGGCCTACGCACCATCGACGCCACCTGCCCGCTGGTCACCAAGGTGCACCGAGAAGCGGTGAGGTTCGCCCGGGACGATTTCGATATTTTGCTGATCGGGCACGAAGGGCACGAGGAGGTGGAAGGCACCTCGGGTGAAGCCCCTGAGCACATCCAAATCATTAATGGCCCGCACGAGGTTGATCAGGTAACCGTGCGGGACCCCGAGAAGGTGATTTGGCTTTCGCAGACCACCTTGAGTGTCGATGAAACGATGGAAACGGTTCGGCTGCTCAAGGAGCGTTTCCCGACTCTGCAAGACCCGCCAAGCGATGACATTTGTTACGCCACTACCAATCGTCAGGTGGCGATTAAGAAAATTGCCCCACAAGCCGATCTGGTGATCGTGGTTGGCTCGGCGAACTCCTCGAACTCGGTTCGACTTGTCGAGGTGGCCCTGGAGTATGGAGCCAAAGCCTCGTACCGGGTTGACTTTGCCAACCAGGTCGACGAGTCCTGGTTCGAGGGCGTCGCCACCGTGGGCGTCACCTCAGGAGCCTCGGTGCCCGAAGTCCTCGTCAAAGACGTGCTCGCGCTGCTGGCCGATTATGGCTATGGCGCGGTCGAAGAAGTGGTCACTGCCGAAGAAGATTTGCTCTTCTCGCTGCCCAAGGAGTTGCGCAGCACGCTCAAGCAGGCCGGAGATTCTTCTCGGGTATTGGGCGGCCGGGGCGCACGACCAACAAACTAA
- the xseA gene encoding exodeoxyribonuclease VII large subunit, whose product MSEDSVAAQAQPSGIPATAADTSAERPWPLRLLSEKLKAHIDRAPAAWVEGQVIELNRRANVSYLTLRDIDAEISLSVTLFGSALDSVVPPLERGARVVAQLKPDFWMKTGRLSMQGKQIRAVGLGELLARIEALRQALAAEGLFDLDRKKKLPLLPQRIGLITGRDSDAMKDVLRNAALRWPAVQFEVREVAVQGVNSVAQVSAALAELDADPQIDVIVIARGGGSLEDLLGFSNESLVRAVAAANTPVVSAIGHEADRPLLDEVADLRASTPTDAAKRIVPDLAEEMTGVRRMRSQLARSLEQLLHRESDRLAQLRSRPVLANPDGMIAVRREDVDRLRERGYASIVTMTARHRDALGHLLAQVRSLSPQKTLDRGYAVVQLENNKVLRSADQAPPATQLKIRLANGIIGAQSTGNLAEKS is encoded by the coding sequence ATGAGCGAAGATTCCGTCGCAGCTCAGGCTCAGCCTAGCGGTATCCCCGCGACCGCCGCTGACACCAGCGCCGAACGGCCCTGGCCGCTACGTCTGCTCTCCGAGAAGCTCAAAGCTCATATTGACCGGGCTCCGGCGGCCTGGGTTGAGGGGCAGGTCATCGAGCTGAATCGTCGAGCGAATGTCAGCTACCTGACACTTCGGGACATCGACGCCGAAATCTCGTTGAGCGTCACTCTGTTCGGCTCAGCCTTGGATTCCGTGGTGCCGCCGCTAGAACGCGGCGCGCGCGTGGTGGCGCAACTCAAACCTGACTTCTGGATGAAGACCGGCCGACTGTCCATGCAAGGCAAGCAAATCCGGGCGGTTGGCCTCGGCGAGCTATTGGCCAGAATCGAGGCACTGAGGCAAGCTCTAGCCGCTGAAGGCCTTTTTGACCTTGATCGCAAGAAAAAGTTGCCATTGCTGCCACAGCGAATCGGTCTGATCACCGGGCGTGATTCCGACGCGATGAAGGACGTGCTACGAAACGCTGCCTTGCGCTGGCCCGCAGTTCAGTTCGAGGTCAGGGAGGTCGCGGTACAGGGCGTCAACTCGGTGGCCCAGGTGAGCGCAGCACTCGCCGAGCTCGACGCCGACCCGCAGATCGACGTCATTGTGATCGCCCGGGGTGGTGGCTCTCTTGAGGATCTGCTGGGCTTCAGCAATGAGTCCCTAGTACGCGCGGTGGCGGCAGCAAATACCCCGGTGGTCAGTGCGATTGGGCATGAAGCAGACCGCCCGCTGCTCGATGAGGTGGCTGATTTGCGCGCCTCGACCCCGACTGACGCCGCGAAGCGGATCGTACCGGATCTCGCTGAGGAGATGACCGGGGTCCGTCGGATGCGCAGCCAGCTAGCCCGTTCACTCGAACAGCTACTGCATCGGGAAAGTGACCGGTTAGCCCAGCTGCGTTCCCGGCCAGTGCTGGCCAATCCGGACGGTATGATCGCGGTGCGGCGCGAGGACGTGGATCGATTACGCGAACGCGGTTACGCCTCAATTGTCACGATGACGGCAAGACATCGCGATGCCTTAGGACATCTACTCGCTCAAGTCCGCTCGCTGTCACCCCAGAAGACGCTCGATCGCGGTTACGCAGTGGTGCAACTCGAGAACAACAAAGTACTGAGATCCGCTGACCAAGCACCGCCGGCGACTCAGTTGAAGATCCGGCTGGCGAACGGCATCATTGGCGCTCAGTCCACCGGCAACTTGGCCGAAAAATCTTGA
- a CDS encoding exodeoxyribonuclease VII small subunit: protein MTTNSELAKLSYEEAREELVTVVAKLEAGGASLEDSLALWERGEALAARCEEWLNGVQERLDAVKASTAASDEAQAAERD, encoded by the coding sequence ATGACGACAAACAGCGAACTAGCCAAGCTGAGCTATGAGGAGGCCCGTGAGGAGCTGGTCACTGTGGTGGCCAAGCTCGAAGCTGGCGGTGCCAGTCTGGAGGACTCCCTCGCCCTGTGGGAACGAGGCGAGGCTCTAGCCGCACGCTGCGAAGAGTGGCTCAATGGCGTCCAAGAGCGCCTCGATGCGGTAAAAGCTAGCACTGCGGCAAGCGATGAGGCGCAAGCCGCTGAGCGAGACTAA
- a CDS encoding polyphosphate kinase 2 family protein codes for MASKHGFKKSPRTLLAVGQDFVLDRVDTSAAPGFSGKKRDAEQVLSERARQLGVLQEQLFAESKFGSTKSVLLVLQAMDTAGKGGIVSHVVGAVDPQGVQLHAFKAPTDEEKQHDFLWRITKELPREGMLGVFDRSHYEDVLIHRVHDWADETELERRYQAINDFEAGLVANGTAVIKVMLHISPETQKERLSARLADPVKRWKYSTGDLTERGFWPQYMEAYQKAFDKTSTEVAPWYVVPADKKWYARLAVQELLIDALENMKLRWPEGDFDLATEKKRLAAS; via the coding sequence GTGGCTTCAAAACACGGCTTTAAAAAGAGCCCTCGCACTTTGCTAGCAGTTGGCCAGGATTTCGTCTTGGACCGTGTCGACACTTCCGCAGCACCCGGGTTTAGCGGGAAGAAGCGCGACGCCGAGCAGGTCTTGAGCGAGCGTGCCCGGCAGCTAGGTGTGCTGCAGGAACAGCTTTTCGCGGAGAGTAAGTTCGGCAGCACGAAGTCCGTACTACTCGTCCTGCAAGCAATGGACACCGCTGGTAAGGGCGGCATTGTCTCCCATGTGGTGGGGGCAGTTGACCCGCAAGGCGTGCAGCTGCACGCTTTCAAGGCACCCACCGACGAGGAAAAACAGCACGACTTCCTCTGGCGGATCACCAAAGAGTTGCCGAGGGAAGGCATGCTGGGCGTTTTTGACCGCTCGCACTATGAGGATGTGTTGATTCATCGCGTTCATGATTGGGCCGATGAAACCGAGCTGGAACGACGCTATCAGGCGATTAATGACTTCGAAGCCGGCCTGGTGGCGAACGGCACCGCCGTGATCAAGGTGATGCTGCACATTAGCCCGGAAACGCAGAAAGAACGACTGAGCGCACGGCTGGCCGATCCGGTGAAACGATGGAAGTACAGCACCGGGGATCTCACCGAACGTGGTTTTTGGCCGCAGTACATGGAGGCTTACCAGAAGGCTTTCGATAAAACCTCAACCGAGGTAGCTCCCTGGTATGTGGTGCCTGCCGATAAGAAGTGGTACGCCCGGTTAGCGGTTCAAGAACTGCTCATTGATGCGCTTGAGAATATGAAGCTGCGCTGGCCAGAGGGTGATTTTGACCTGGCCACTGAGAAGAAACGATTAGCCGCTTCCTAG